The Oreochromis niloticus isolate F11D_XX linkage group LG13, O_niloticus_UMD_NMBU, whole genome shotgun sequence genome has a window encoding:
- the LOC100709045 gene encoding Kv channel-interacting protein 2 isoform X3, protein MKAKNRDQSLSDSRELDGSYDQLTGNPSPSQSKKTIKQRFLKLLPCCKPSTTPSISQNSVEDDFELSTVCHRPESMDKLQEQTKFTKKELQVLYRGFKNECPSGVVNEENFKNIYSQFFPQGDSSMYAHFLFEAFDTNKNGSVSFEDFVFGLSIILRGTINDRLNWAFNLYDLNKDGCITKEEMLDIMKSIYDMMGKYTYPTMQDDAPREHVESFFQKMDRNKDGVVTIDEFIESCKKDENIMQSMQLFDNVI, encoded by the exons GTAACCCTTCCCCCAGCCAAAGCAAAAAAACCATAAAGCAGCGATTCCTCAAACTGCTGCCGTGCTGCAAGCCTTCGACTACCCCCTCAATCAGTCAAA ACAGCGTGGAAGATGACTTTGAGTTATCCACTGTGTGCCATCGCCCTGAAAGCATGGACAAGCTGCAGGAGCAAACTAAGTTTACCAAAAAGGAGCTCCAAGTCCTCTACAGGGGCTTCAAAAAT GAGTGCCCAAGTGGTGTGGTAAATGAGGAGAACTTTAAGAACATTTACTCCCAGTTCTTCCCTCAGGGAG ATTCAAGTATGTATGcacatttcctgtttgaagCCTTCGACACGAACAAAAACGGCTCGGTTAGTTTCGAG GACTTTGTATTTGGCCTGTCTATCATCCTGAGAGGGACCATTAATGACCGGTTAAACTGGGCATTCAACCTCTATGACTTGAACAAGGATGGTTGCATCACCAAAGAG GAGATGCTGGACATCATGAAGTCCATCTATGACATGATGGGGAAATACACATACCCCACCATGCAGGACGATGCCCCAAGAGAACATGTGGAGAGCTTCTTCCag AAAATGGACCGGAATAAAGATGGGGTGGTAACCATAGATGAATTCATTGAGTCTTGCAAAAAG GATGAGAACATCATGCAGTCCATGCAGCTGTTTGACAATGTCATCTAA
- the LOC100709045 gene encoding Kv channel-interacting protein 2 isoform X1 — MHLFFQDKWEVEGLQTVGILLVVCSSLKLMHFLGLIDISMTGNPSPSQSKKTIKQRFLKLLPCCKPSTTPSISQNSVEDDFELSTVCHRPESMDKLQEQTKFTKKELQVLYRGFKNECPSGVVNEENFKNIYSQFFPQGDSSMYAHFLFEAFDTNKNGSVSFEDFVFGLSIILRGTINDRLNWAFNLYDLNKDGCITKEEMLDIMKSIYDMMGKYTYPTMQDDAPREHVESFFQKMDRNKDGVVTIDEFIESCKKDENIMQSMQLFDNVI, encoded by the exons ATGCATCTGTTCTTCCAAGACAAGTGGGAGGTGGAGGGGCTGCAGACTGTGGGTATCCTCCTGGTGGTCTGCAGTTCCCTCAAACTGATGCACTTTCTGGGGCTCATCGACATTTCTATGACAG GTAACCCTTCCCCCAGCCAAAGCAAAAAAACCATAAAGCAGCGATTCCTCAAACTGCTGCCGTGCTGCAAGCCTTCGACTACCCCCTCAATCAGTCAAA ACAGCGTGGAAGATGACTTTGAGTTATCCACTGTGTGCCATCGCCCTGAAAGCATGGACAAGCTGCAGGAGCAAACTAAGTTTACCAAAAAGGAGCTCCAAGTCCTCTACAGGGGCTTCAAAAAT GAGTGCCCAAGTGGTGTGGTAAATGAGGAGAACTTTAAGAACATTTACTCCCAGTTCTTCCCTCAGGGAG ATTCAAGTATGTATGcacatttcctgtttgaagCCTTCGACACGAACAAAAACGGCTCGGTTAGTTTCGAG GACTTTGTATTTGGCCTGTCTATCATCCTGAGAGGGACCATTAATGACCGGTTAAACTGGGCATTCAACCTCTATGACTTGAACAAGGATGGTTGCATCACCAAAGAG GAGATGCTGGACATCATGAAGTCCATCTATGACATGATGGGGAAATACACATACCCCACCATGCAGGACGATGCCCCAAGAGAACATGTGGAGAGCTTCTTCCag AAAATGGACCGGAATAAAGATGGGGTGGTAACCATAGATGAATTCATTGAGTCTTGCAAAAAG GATGAGAACATCATGCAGTCCATGCAGCTGTTTGACAATGTCATCTAA
- the LOC100709045 gene encoding Kv channel-interacting protein 2 isoform X4, giving the protein MHLFFQDKWEVEGLQTVGILLVVCSSLKLMHFLGLIDISMTDSVEDDFELSTVCHRPESMDKLQEQTKFTKKELQVLYRGFKNECPSGVVNEENFKNIYSQFFPQGDSSMYAHFLFEAFDTNKNGSVSFEDFVFGLSIILRGTINDRLNWAFNLYDLNKDGCITKEEMLDIMKSIYDMMGKYTYPTMQDDAPREHVESFFQKMDRNKDGVVTIDEFIESCKKDENIMQSMQLFDNVI; this is encoded by the exons ATGCATCTGTTCTTCCAAGACAAGTGGGAGGTGGAGGGGCTGCAGACTGTGGGTATCCTCCTGGTGGTCTGCAGTTCCCTCAAACTGATGCACTTTCTGGGGCTCATCGACATTTCTATGACAG ACAGCGTGGAAGATGACTTTGAGTTATCCACTGTGTGCCATCGCCCTGAAAGCATGGACAAGCTGCAGGAGCAAACTAAGTTTACCAAAAAGGAGCTCCAAGTCCTCTACAGGGGCTTCAAAAAT GAGTGCCCAAGTGGTGTGGTAAATGAGGAGAACTTTAAGAACATTTACTCCCAGTTCTTCCCTCAGGGAG ATTCAAGTATGTATGcacatttcctgtttgaagCCTTCGACACGAACAAAAACGGCTCGGTTAGTTTCGAG GACTTTGTATTTGGCCTGTCTATCATCCTGAGAGGGACCATTAATGACCGGTTAAACTGGGCATTCAACCTCTATGACTTGAACAAGGATGGTTGCATCACCAAAGAG GAGATGCTGGACATCATGAAGTCCATCTATGACATGATGGGGAAATACACATACCCCACCATGCAGGACGATGCCCCAAGAGAACATGTGGAGAGCTTCTTCCag AAAATGGACCGGAATAAAGATGGGGTGGTAACCATAGATGAATTCATTGAGTCTTGCAAAAAG GATGAGAACATCATGCAGTCCATGCAGCTGTTTGACAATGTCATCTAA